One Chryseobacterium sp. StRB126 genomic region harbors:
- a CDS encoding TlpA family protein disulfide reductase: protein MKKIILSTLILTALYSCKKEASKTDGNTTTATDSVAATQNTMDQPTTYTPKELSPENVGQHLAKNNDTLYVTNFFATWCGPCIREIPSFKNKMQELKDKPVKFTFINLDDRADWDTAVKDFVVEHNLGANVILLDGQKLDPNFFSKNFKQWDGGSIPFTFMRKGDKTDEFLGMMTEEALNSKINAFLK from the coding sequence ATGAAGAAGATAATTTTATCCACGTTGATCCTGACTGCTCTTTACAGCTGTAAAAAAGAAGCTTCAAAAACTGACGGTAATACTACTACTGCTACAGATTCAGTGGCTGCAACCCAAAACACGATGGATCAACCGACTACCTATACTCCCAAAGAACTTTCTCCTGAAAATGTAGGTCAGCACTTAGCTAAAAATAATGATACTTTGTATGTTACCAATTTTTTTGCAACATGGTGTGGCCCTTGCATCAGAGAGATTCCAAGTTTTAAAAATAAAATGCAGGAATTAAAAGATAAGCCTGTAAAGTTCACCTTCATAAACCTTGATGACCGGGCAGATTGGGATACTGCTGTGAAAGATTTTGTGGTAGAACATAATCTTGGAGCGAATGTCATTTTACTGGATGGACAAAAACTGGATCCGAATTTCTTTTCCAAAAACTTTAAACAGTGGGATGGTGGGTCCATTCCTTTTACGTTCATGAGAAAAGGGGATAAAACAGATGAATTTTTAGGAATGATGACTGAAGAAGCATTAAACTCTAAAATCAATGCTTTTCTAAAATAA
- a CDS encoding YtxH domain-containing protein: MSKNGKNTAGILAGLLAGAAAGVILGMLYAPEEGKETRKKIRNKANDLKDQAKDKYGEVSEKVKDQYGNISSTFKETANNVAHTVKDGYDKYKDQIVSKTADVVKDVEAELNDLKS; this comes from the coding sequence ATGTCTAAAAACGGAAAAAATACAGCAGGTATATTAGCGGGACTTCTTGCAGGTGCTGCAGCAGGTGTAATCTTAGGAATGTTATATGCACCGGAAGAAGGAAAAGAAACAAGAAAAAAAATCAGAAATAAAGCCAATGATCTGAAGGATCAGGCAAAAGACAAATACGGAGAGGTTTCTGAAAAGGTAAAAGATCAATATGGTAATATTTCTTCTACTTTTAAAGAAACAGCTAACAACGTAGCACATACTGTGAAAGACGGATATGACAAATACAAAGATCAGATTGTTTCTAAAACAGCAGATGTGGTAAAAGATGTAGAAGCAGAACTTAATGATCTTAAATCATAA
- a CDS encoding phage holin family protein: MIETIKEYASKRIDLLKIEATEKSSLSAGLITYFVVLLVAFAFFIILFNFGIAFLIGKALDNYSYGFLIVAAFYAVVMAFVIAFKNKIVNTVADQVIKFLNHSSHE; the protein is encoded by the coding sequence ATGATAGAAACTATTAAAGAATACGCCTCAAAGAGAATAGACCTTCTGAAAATAGAAGCTACAGAAAAGTCTTCCCTTTCTGCCGGGCTCATTACCTACTTTGTAGTACTGCTTGTTGCTTTTGCTTTTTTTATTATCCTTTTCAATTTTGGAATCGCTTTTCTTATCGGTAAGGCTTTGGATAATTATTCCTACGGTTTCTTAATTGTTGCGGCATTTTATGCTGTAGTAATGGCTTTTGTCATTGCATTCAAAAACAAGATTGTAAATACTGTTGCAGATCAGGTTATTAAATTTTTAAATCATTCAAGCCATGAGTAG
- the pyrH gene encoding UMP kinase yields MKYKRILLKLSGEALMGNRQYGIDNERLQEYAAEIKKVVEKGCEVAIVIGGGNIFRGVAGAAKGMDRVQGDYMGMLATVINGMALQGALEDAGIKTRLQSAIEMDKVAEPFIKRRAVRHLEKGRVVIFGAGTGNPYFTTDTAATLRAIEIGADVILKGTRVDGIYDSDPEKNADAVKYNSLSFDEVFEKNLKVMDMTAFTLSHENKLPIIVFDMNKDGNLVKIVDGENVGTLVDL; encoded by the coding sequence ATGAAATATAAAAGAATCCTTCTAAAACTTAGTGGTGAGGCCTTAATGGGGAACAGACAATACGGTATTGATAACGAAAGACTGCAGGAATATGCTGCAGAGATCAAAAAAGTAGTTGAAAAAGGCTGTGAAGTAGCGATCGTCATTGGAGGAGGAAATATTTTCCGTGGTGTTGCGGGGGCTGCGAAAGGAATGGACAGAGTACAGGGAGACTACATGGGAATGTTAGCTACTGTAATCAATGGTATGGCATTACAAGGTGCATTGGAGGATGCTGGGATCAAGACAAGGCTTCAGTCTGCGATTGAAATGGATAAAGTAGCTGAACCTTTCATCAAAAGAAGAGCAGTAAGACACCTTGAAAAAGGTAGAGTAGTGATCTTCGGCGCAGGAACAGGTAACCCTTATTTTACAACAGATACAGCGGCAACATTGAGAGCAATCGAAATTGGAGCAGATGTAATTCTTAAAGGAACAAGAGTAGACGGAATTTATGACAGCGATCCTGAGAAGAATGCTGATGCGGTAAAATATAACTCATTGTCTTTTGACGAAGTATTTGAGAAAAATCTTAAGGTAATGGATATGACTGCCTTTACTTTGAGCCACGAGAATAAATTACCTATCATTGTATTCGATATGAATAAAGATGGAAATTTAGTGAAAATTGTAGATGGGGAAAATGTAGGGACTCTAGTTGATTTGTAA
- the porQ gene encoding type IX secretion system protein PorQ, protein MKKIIIFSLFLSGIVSYAQTGTNVYPFLNVPVSARQAALGGDAISIRDYDVSFAIANPALLNKDSDKQLSVNATAYLADSKYGTIAYAKDFENGHMATINARYMSYGSIPRTDESGFQDGEYKASDVAIGAGYAYQFEEDWTIGGGLNFVTSKIDNYTSSAISGTAGITYHNKKNKEVLSLVLRNFGFQLKSFNGTRENLPFRVDVGYTRILKNFPLAITITAHDLQQFNISSEYNKDGQEVKAGRKIADHFSLGAELFPEKNFNIRLGYNVKRGNELAVADQRNFSGLSGGFGIKVSRFRIDYAHIRYHNSSNVNQIGISMDLSSHRGE, encoded by the coding sequence TTGAAGAAAATTATCATTTTTTCATTATTTCTATCAGGAATTGTTTCTTATGCACAAACAGGAACAAATGTGTATCCGTTCTTAAATGTACCTGTATCTGCAAGACAGGCAGCCTTGGGTGGAGATGCAATTTCGATAAGAGATTATGATGTTTCCTTTGCTATTGCAAACCCGGCCCTGTTAAACAAAGATTCAGATAAACAGCTTTCTGTAAACGCTACCGCTTATCTTGCCGACTCCAAATACGGAACCATTGCTTATGCCAAAGACTTTGAAAATGGTCACATGGCCACTATCAATGCCAGATATATGAGCTATGGAAGTATTCCGAGGACCGATGAAAGTGGTTTTCAGGATGGAGAGTATAAAGCCTCCGATGTTGCTATTGGTGCCGGATATGCTTACCAGTTTGAAGAAGACTGGACGATTGGTGGAGGATTAAATTTCGTTACCTCAAAAATAGATAATTATACTTCTTCCGCCATCTCAGGAACTGCCGGAATTACGTATCATAATAAAAAGAACAAAGAAGTTCTCTCTCTTGTATTGAGAAACTTCGGTTTCCAGCTGAAATCATTCAACGGAACCCGCGAAAATCTCCCATTCAGAGTGGATGTAGGATATACAAGAATATTGAAAAATTTCCCTCTTGCTATAACTATCACAGCACACGATCTTCAGCAATTTAATATTTCATCAGAATATAATAAGGATGGTCAGGAAGTGAAGGCAGGCAGAAAAATTGCAGATCATTTCTCTTTAGGGGCAGAATTATTTCCTGAAAAAAACTTTAATATCAGATTGGGATATAACGTAAAAAGAGGAAATGAGCTCGCTGTGGCAGATCAAAGAAACTTTTCAGGACTTTCCGGCGGATTCGGAATTAAAGTTTCAAGATTTCGTATAGATTATGCTCACATAAGATACCACAACTCTTCGAACGTCAATCAGATAGGAATTTCTATGGACCTTTCCAGCCACAGAGGAGAATAA
- the frr gene encoding ribosome recycling factor — protein sequence MEELDLILESVKQDMDAAVKHLDHAFQRIRAGRASTSMVQDVMVEYYGAMTPINQVANVSIPDAMTISIQPWDRTAINAIEKAIINSNLGFAPSNNGENIILNVPPLTEERRRDLAKQAKSETEQTKIVVRNARQEGLKELKKLEGVSEDVVKGVEEEIQTYTDKYVKLCDEHLKTKEAEIMKV from the coding sequence ATGGAAGAATTAGATCTAATATTAGAATCTGTAAAACAGGACATGGATGCAGCGGTAAAACACCTTGACCATGCATTTCAAAGAATCAGAGCAGGACGTGCTTCTACATCAATGGTTCAGGATGTAATGGTTGAATATTATGGAGCAATGACTCCAATCAATCAGGTTGCCAATGTTTCTATTCCAGATGCAATGACTATCTCTATTCAACCTTGGGACAGAACAGCAATCAATGCTATTGAAAAAGCAATTATCAATTCTAATTTAGGTTTTGCACCTTCTAACAATGGAGAAAATATCATTCTTAATGTACCACCTTTAACGGAGGAAAGAAGAAGAGATTTGGCAAAACAGGCTAAAAGCGAAACAGAGCAGACAAAAATCGTTGTAAGAAACGCAAGACAGGAAGGTTTGAAAGAGCTTAAAAAGTTGGAGGGAGTTTCTGAAGATGTTGTAAAAGGAGTGGAAGAAGAAATCCAGACGTATACAGATAAGTATGTGAAGCTTTGTGATGAGCATCTTAAGACAAAAGAAGCTGAAATTATGAAAGTATAA
- a CDS encoding iron ABC transporter permease: MSKRFKILCLLLTIAIIGGAIVNLNTGFLSLNLQDFFQDSAQSQIAEIRINRVLVMLLAGISIPTSGFLMQEYFQNPLAGPDILGITSVASLSVAFYIFFSHNILIPEFLQNSFLSLSAIGGSLLLMLILLSMSNRFQDKSYLIIFGFLISAFAGAIVSLLQFYAENQSLKNYILWSFGANNMVTRNQIYVLFILVLTGLFFCFKSIKPLIGNSLGTSYAQSLGVNLKHLKLLIIIASSLLSASITAFLGPILFIGIIVPHFCRLIYNPSKLWQQWILNMFLGMLVMLFFSVIAEKTQIPLNVISSVFGIPVILLMLLKQNKV, from the coding sequence ATGTCAAAAAGATTTAAGATCCTGTGTTTATTATTGACCATTGCAATCATTGGAGGCGCAATTGTTAATCTGAACACTGGATTTTTGAGTTTAAACCTTCAGGATTTCTTTCAGGATTCTGCACAAAGTCAAATCGCTGAAATCCGTATTAACAGGGTTCTTGTGATGTTGTTGGCCGGAATTTCAATTCCAACTTCTGGTTTTCTAATGCAGGAATATTTTCAAAATCCTTTAGCCGGACCTGATATCCTGGGAATTACTTCTGTTGCCAGCTTATCGGTAGCATTTTATATTTTCTTCTCTCACAATATCCTGATCCCGGAATTTCTGCAAAACAGTTTTCTGAGCCTGTCAGCTATTGGAGGAAGTTTATTACTGATGCTAATCCTGCTATCCATGTCTAATAGATTTCAGGATAAATCTTATCTTATTATTTTTGGATTTCTGATATCTGCTTTTGCAGGAGCCATTGTTTCTCTGTTACAGTTTTATGCAGAAAATCAAAGCCTGAAAAACTATATTTTATGGTCATTCGGAGCTAATAATATGGTCACCAGAAATCAGATTTACGTACTGTTTATTTTAGTATTGACAGGATTATTCTTCTGTTTTAAATCCATAAAGCCTTTAATAGGAAATTCTCTGGGAACATCATACGCTCAGAGTTTGGGAGTTAACCTAAAGCATTTAAAACTTTTAATAATAATAGCTTCTTCCCTACTTTCCGCATCTATTACTGCTTTTTTAGGACCTATCCTGTTTATTGGAATTATTGTTCCTCACTTTTGCCGATTGATCTATAATCCTTCAAAACTATGGCAGCAATGGATCTTAAATATGTTCCTAGGAATGTTGGTGATGTTGTTCTTCTCAGTGATTGCAGAAAAAACTCAAATCCCATTAAATGTAATAAGTTCGGTATTTGGAATTCCTGTGATCTTGCTGATGCTTTTGAAGCAGAATAAAGTGTAA
- a CDS encoding ferredoxin--NADP reductase gives MEQQIYKGKLIQFHPLKVTKKVELTKNTFSLEFDIPENLKENFKFDAGQFVSVKFQSHGEEVINDYSMTSAPYEGKICLGIKINSPDGATSQLFQNYSEGDELMISEPAGRFTIVSKPIEFRTIVAFAAGIGITPILSHFKNILHNEPRTRLFLFFGNKSSEDLIYRDQLDNLARTCGDRLQIFYFFSQEKTADQFFFGRLDEKKLNLIINQILHLDDTDEESTIWDAVDEVLICGKGEMIKTLANACYHHGIPKRNIHFELFEEYNDDIYPVEKEFPLIENIEVEFTMLGKKYTTQLSDNKDRILQQLLLQKFPVPYSCKSGICGSCECSLEEGEVELLENEYLTEKEEGQGHILACMSIVKSKKIKLNFDLS, from the coding sequence ATGGAACAACAAATCTATAAAGGGAAACTGATACAGTTTCATCCGTTAAAAGTAACGAAAAAGGTAGAGCTGACCAAAAATACTTTTTCTCTGGAGTTCGATATTCCGGAGAATTTGAAAGAAAACTTTAAGTTTGATGCCGGGCAGTTCGTTAGTGTTAAATTTCAGTCGCATGGAGAAGAAGTTATTAATGATTATTCGATGACTTCTGCTCCTTATGAAGGGAAAATATGTCTGGGAATTAAGATTAATTCTCCTGACGGAGCTACTTCTCAGCTGTTTCAAAACTATAGTGAAGGTGACGAATTAATGATAAGTGAACCTGCAGGTAGATTTACGATTGTATCTAAACCCATTGAGTTCAGAACAATTGTTGCTTTTGCTGCCGGTATTGGAATTACCCCTATTTTAAGCCATTTCAAGAATATTCTTCATAACGAACCCAGAACAAGGCTGTTTTTATTTTTTGGAAATAAGAGTTCGGAAGACCTTATTTACAGAGACCAGCTGGACAACCTTGCCAGAACCTGTGGAGACAGGCTTCAGATTTTTTACTTCTTTTCACAGGAGAAAACGGCTGATCAGTTTTTCTTTGGGCGATTGGATGAAAAGAAATTAAATTTAATTATCAATCAAATTCTTCATTTGGATGATACTGATGAAGAATCTACGATTTGGGATGCTGTGGATGAAGTTTTGATCTGTGGAAAAGGAGAGATGATTAAAACTCTGGCAAATGCTTGTTACCATCACGGGATTCCAAAACGGAATATCCATTTTGAACTTTTTGAAGAATATAATGATGATATTTATCCTGTAGAAAAAGAATTTCCATTGATTGAAAATATAGAGGTGGAATTTACGATGTTAGGAAAGAAATATACAACTCAACTCTCTGATAATAAGGATAGAATCCTGCAGCAACTTTTACTTCAAAAATTTCCGGTTCCTTATTCATGTAAATCAGGAATCTGCGGAAGTTGCGAATGTTCTTTAGAAGAAGGTGAAGTGGAACTGTTGGAGAATGAGTATCTTACCGAAAAAGAGGAAGGGCAGGGACATATATTAGCTTGTATGTCAATAGTGAAAAGTAAAAAAATAAAGCTTAACTTTGATCTTAGTTGA
- a CDS encoding TrmH family RNA methyltransferase, with amino-acid sequence MLTAHTIKVLQSLDKKKFRQKYNLFLVEGNKIICELFNSNFKVKEILSTDPQKLDRTDIPITHISENELKKISFLKTPKDSVAVCYLAEEESWADKKIQLVLDGIQDPGNLGTIIRLADWFGIEQIICSEDTVDVYNPKVIQATMGSFTRVNMVYTDLVEYLSKTENVNIGTDMDGENIYTFEKPEKINLILGNEGNGMRPETEKLLQKCITIPRFGKSQSTESLNVSMAAGIILGQLFSK; translated from the coding sequence ATGCTTACAGCTCATACAATAAAAGTTTTACAATCTTTAGATAAAAAGAAGTTCAGACAAAAATACAATTTGTTTTTGGTTGAAGGTAATAAAATCATTTGTGAACTTTTCAATTCTAACTTTAAAGTTAAAGAAATATTATCAACCGATCCGCAAAAATTGGACCGTACTGATATCCCTATTACCCATATCTCTGAAAATGAGTTAAAAAAAATCAGCTTTCTTAAAACCCCCAAAGATTCTGTTGCCGTGTGCTATCTGGCAGAGGAAGAATCATGGGCTGATAAGAAAATACAGCTTGTTCTGGATGGAATACAGGATCCGGGGAATTTGGGGACCATTATCCGGTTGGCAGATTGGTTTGGGATAGAACAGATTATCTGCAGTGAAGATACGGTGGATGTTTATAATCCAAAGGTAATTCAGGCAACAATGGGATCGTTTACGAGAGTAAATATGGTATACACAGATCTTGTTGAGTATCTTTCAAAAACAGAAAATGTAAATATCGGAACAGATATGGATGGAGAAAACATCTATACATTTGAAAAGCCTGAAAAAATTAATCTGATTCTTGGAAATGAAGGAAACGGAATGAGACCGGAAACAGAAAAATTATTGCAAAAATGCATCACCATTCCAAGGTTTGGAAAATCCCAGTCTACAGAAAGCCTAAATGTATCAATGGCTGCCGGAATTATTTTAGGACAATTATTTTCAAAATAA
- a CDS encoding vancomycin high temperature exclusion protein, with the protein MICFCNVWVFGLTNGRTYTKISKIPPREVALVLGTSPKMRSGLSNPYFTKRMDAAALLYHHGKIKKIIVSGEKSKGYNEPAAMKNYLIYQEGVPEDIIVEDPKGFNTYKSILRCKDIYKKKNVIIVSQGYHNLRALFFARNNDMNALGFDAQDVTKPESFYRNQAREILARVIAVVYFILGVSPD; encoded by the coding sequence ATGATATGTTTCTGTAATGTGTGGGTTTTCGGACTTACCAACGGACGTACCTATACCAAAATTTCAAAAATTCCGCCAAGGGAAGTTGCTTTAGTGCTGGGAACATCTCCAAAGATGAGATCAGGTCTTTCCAATCCTTATTTTACCAAAAGGATGGATGCTGCAGCTCTTCTTTATCACCATGGAAAAATTAAGAAAATTATTGTAAGTGGGGAGAAAAGTAAAGGGTACAATGAACCTGCTGCAATGAAAAACTATTTAATCTATCAGGAAGGTGTTCCTGAAGATATTATTGTTGAAGACCCGAAAGGTTTTAACACTTACAAAAGTATTCTTCGTTGTAAAGATATTTATAAGAAGAAAAATGTCATTATTGTTTCTCAGGGATACCATAACCTCCGCGCTTTATTTTTTGCAAGAAATAATGATATGAATGCCCTGGGTTTTGATGCGCAGGATGTAACGAAGCCTGAAAGTTTCTACAGAAATCAGGCGAGGGAAATCCTCGCCCGTGTTATTGCTGTAGTGTACTTTATTTTGGGAGTTTCTCCGGATTAG
- the cmk gene encoding (d)CMP kinase codes for MKKPVIAIDGYSSTGKSSISKIIADKLGLIHMDTGALYRGVTWFALQHCLNEEGGINLNTLFSSLDQIHLEFKNNDGTLVLYLNNVDISKEIRTHEVSDNVSLVAKQKEVRDYLLQSQRSIAEKGGVIMDGRDIGTVVLPNADYKFFLTASIDERTNRRFLELKGLGIEADKDQVKQNLIERDKIDSEREIAPLKQADDATVIDNSELTKEETIELILSYIEKI; via the coding sequence ATGAAAAAACCTGTAATAGCTATCGATGGGTACTCGTCTACCGGAAAAAGTTCTATCTCCAAAATCATTGCTGATAAGCTAGGACTTATTCATATGGATACAGGAGCGCTTTACAGAGGAGTTACCTGGTTTGCTCTGCAACATTGTCTGAATGAAGAAGGCGGGATTAATCTGAACACTTTATTTTCATCTTTAGATCAAATTCATCTTGAATTTAAAAATAATGATGGAACACTTGTTCTTTATCTTAATAATGTAGACATTTCTAAGGAAATCCGCACCCATGAAGTTTCTGATAATGTAAGCCTTGTAGCCAAGCAAAAAGAAGTGAGAGATTATTTGTTACAATCTCAACGTTCTATCGCAGAAAAAGGAGGTGTCATTATGGATGGACGTGACATAGGGACAGTAGTTCTGCCAAATGCGGACTATAAATTCTTTCTTACTGCCAGCATAGATGAAAGAACCAACAGAAGATTTCTGGAATTAAAAGGACTGGGAATTGAAGCAGATAAAGATCAGGTAAAGCAAAACCTCATTGAAAGAGACAAGATCGACAGTGAACGCGAAATAGCACCATTGAAGCAGGCTGATGACGCTACGGTAATTGATAACTCTGAGCTTACTAAAGAAGAAACCATAGAACTGATTCTTTCTTATATCGAAAAGATTTAA
- a CDS encoding BamA/TamA family outer membrane protein has translation MSCKHYKNSPQKYYKIISFATFVGLLYACSTTKKVPDGDYLLTKNNFEFEDKKEFFDEELKDYVQQKPNKKQVLFMPLGLMFYNMATPKYDTILNEYMTYPREMRNQKLRDSLFIKYNMKNSIGKNLFFDRLMHTWGSPPVILDQTRSEKGAESIKKRLTYRGFWDAEVKYRHDLDSASKKAAVNYFIKHNDPTYIKDYFFNIPDQGIKQIYNAHLNKTLVRSGKILDQTVLEKEVTRITDLMREYGYYKFNNTNEEVYFVADSLKSKKQVPVTLEIHKDSLDRPYKKATFGNIDVAIVDDVNDYPKNTVKDSLRRIRFHKMNDKYRTSSLWRTIIVDSKQTYDQQKLDVTKRNLLTMNNFSIVKARDSLRQGGFTAPNDSIVDVLYILKPLPKYELKVGTDLNYSQILNLGVSPSVDLTTRNLFRGAENLSTSLSGTFGSIASTENTDKRVLAYEISAQASLNFPRLLLPFNYYKFIPKRYTPTSSILLGASIQNNIGLGRVNFNTGLNYQATVNDLVYHKLTLFNTQISLTKNKSAYYDYFVNDEVVRKAIFADYSAHYPGLHLEDKLKSGEFTIDGVSEQIINDGDYRGSLNEQGLDLLTTFRGSLINKERQTEDVFISSMIYNFVYNEIGKKDYPNAFYFNGKVELAGNILSLFNKKSNDGGIITAPQKTIFGIPYAQFVKFDIDARKYFKFNGNQTLVLRQFIGVGIPYGNSKDMPIIKSYFNGGSNDIRAWVAFGGLGPAASQVDERIRAYMTNDVKLTTNIEYRIPFNSMYEGALFTDIGNTWSLRNHNDAHQDEFRFNKFLGQMGIGSGFGLRINVAYITLRLDFAYKIFDPNKPEGDRWRFKTLQPFKPTINFAFGYPF, from the coding sequence ATGAGCTGTAAGCATTATAAGAATTCTCCTCAAAAATATTATAAAATTATTTCATTTGCAACATTTGTTGGTCTCCTTTATGCTTGTAGTACCACAAAAAAAGTTCCAGATGGTGATTACCTGCTTACTAAGAATAATTTTGAATTCGAAGATAAGAAAGAATTTTTTGATGAAGAGCTGAAAGATTATGTTCAGCAGAAACCTAATAAGAAGCAAGTTCTTTTTATGCCATTGGGTCTTATGTTTTATAATATGGCCACTCCAAAATACGATACAATTCTTAATGAATATATGACCTATCCTCGTGAAATGAGAAATCAGAAACTGAGGGACTCTTTATTTATTAAGTATAATATGAAAAACAGTATTGGAAAAAACCTTTTCTTTGACCGTCTAATGCATACATGGGGTTCACCACCGGTTATTTTGGACCAGACCAGAAGTGAAAAAGGTGCAGAGTCCATCAAAAAAAGATTGACTTACCGAGGTTTTTGGGATGCAGAAGTAAAATACAGACATGATTTAGATTCTGCATCTAAGAAAGCAGCGGTAAACTATTTCATCAAACATAATGATCCTACTTATATTAAAGATTACTTTTTTAATATTCCCGACCAGGGTATCAAACAAATTTATAATGCTCATCTGAATAAAACGCTGGTAAGATCAGGTAAGATCCTTGACCAGACTGTTCTTGAAAAGGAAGTAACGAGGATTACAGACTTAATGCGAGAATATGGGTATTATAAATTCAACAATACCAATGAAGAAGTGTATTTTGTTGCCGACTCCTTAAAAAGTAAAAAACAAGTTCCTGTTACTCTGGAAATTCATAAAGATTCTCTGGACCGACCTTATAAAAAAGCCACATTTGGAAATATTGATGTTGCTATTGTAGATGATGTTAATGATTATCCTAAAAATACGGTTAAAGACAGTTTGAGGAGAATCAGATTTCATAAAATGAATGACAAATACAGAACATCATCATTATGGAGAACCATCATTGTAGACAGTAAGCAGACGTACGATCAGCAGAAACTGGACGTTACCAAAAGGAACCTCCTGACAATGAACAATTTTAGTATCGTAAAAGCTAGAGATTCTTTAAGACAAGGTGGCTTTACTGCGCCTAATGACAGTATTGTAGATGTGTTATATATCTTGAAACCGCTTCCTAAGTATGAGCTTAAAGTAGGAACAGACCTTAATTATTCCCAGATTCTTAATCTTGGTGTTTCTCCTTCTGTAGACCTTACCACCCGAAATCTTTTCAGAGGGGCAGAAAACCTTTCTACCAGTCTTTCCGGTACATTTGGATCTATTGCAAGCACAGAAAATACAGATAAGAGAGTATTAGCATATGAAATATCAGCTCAGGCGTCCCTGAACTTCCCAAGATTGCTACTACCATTTAATTATTATAAATTCATCCCTAAAAGATATACACCTACTTCATCTATTCTGTTGGGAGCATCTATACAGAATAATATCGGACTGGGAAGGGTTAACTTCAACACCGGATTAAATTACCAGGCAACGGTAAATGATTTGGTTTATCATAAGCTAACCTTATTTAATACACAAATCAGTTTAACAAAAAATAAAAGCGCCTATTATGATTATTTCGTTAACGATGAAGTGGTAAGAAAAGCAATATTTGCTGATTATTCTGCTCATTATCCCGGACTTCATCTTGAAGACAAACTAAAATCCGGAGAGTTTACGATAGATGGTGTTTCTGAACAGATCATTAATGACGGTGATTATCGTGGCAGTCTTAATGAACAGGGCTTAGATTTGCTTACAACATTCAGAGGAAGTCTTATTAATAAAGAAAGACAGACGGAAGATGTCTTTATTTCTTCTATGATCTACAATTTTGTCTATAATGAAATTGGAAAAAAGGATTACCCTAATGCATTTTATTTTAATGGTAAAGTGGAGCTTGCCGGTAATATCCTAAGTTTATTCAATAAGAAAAGTAATGATGGAGGAATTATTACAGCACCACAAAAAACAATCTTTGGTATTCCTTATGCTCAGTTCGTAAAATTTGATATTGATGCAAGAAAATATTTCAAATTCAATGGTAACCAGACTTTGGTTCTTCGTCAATTTATTGGTGTGGGTATTCCGTACGGAAACTCCAAAGACATGCCGATCATCAAATCTTATTTCAATGGAGGCTCTAATGATATCAGAGCTTGGGTGGCATTCGGAGGGTTAGGTCCAGCTGCTTCCCAGGTAGATGAAAGAATACGTGCTTACATGACCAATGATGTAAAACTGACAACCAATATTGAGTACAGAATTCCGTTTAACAGTATGTATGAAGGAGCTCTGTTTACAGATATAGGAAATACATGGAGTCTTCGTAACCATAATGATGCTCATCAGGATGAATTCAGGTTCAATAAGTTCTTAGGGCAAATGGGTATTGGTAGCGGATTCGGTTTAAGAATAAATGTAGCATATATTACCCTGAGATTAGATTTTGCGTATAAGATCTTTGACCCTAATAAGCCAGAAGGTGACCGTTGGAGATTCAAAACGTTACAGCCTTTCAAACCAACCATTAACTTTGCATTCGGATATCCTTTCTAA